One genomic window of Mogibacterium diversum includes the following:
- a CDS encoding AI-2E family transporter, producing the protein MKFRDKLDRKYLKIVAYVVLAVGLSYALILFMGQYQSISKSALGIVSWLADILKPAVIGAILAYILNPLVGLTERLITRNAKSLSQNPVQKKRRHTVAVLITLLFIVAILLASLTAIIYAVTKQVQTINADSINALVNSIVDQAKSFEHSFKEWLSKYNFSKNYDLNFEKNLINWVSHKLNSASGLPTLLSNITAGASTLLFSVMFAVYFLFDAENLRKYWGRMLRTIWSQRANDKLTYVYGDVNKVFSGYFRGAAMDGFTVALLISIGLTVVGMPYGVMIGVMAGIANLIPYMGPIVGYGLTIVSGVISGEIKTMIISIVIISVVQVLDGAVINPKLLSHSIEIHPLLVLVAIIAGEKVGGFAGMIVAVPFAALLKIWFERLVERRAKSRTCEEDAATAEIVDREGLEE; encoded by the coding sequence ATGAAATTTAGAGACAAATTAGACAGGAAATACCTCAAGATTGTGGCTTATGTAGTTCTGGCAGTGGGACTGTCTTATGCTTTGATTTTATTTATGGGACAGTATCAGAGCATTAGCAAGAGCGCACTTGGGATTGTAAGTTGGCTTGCTGATATTCTTAAACCAGCGGTAATCGGTGCGATTTTGGCGTATATCTTAAATCCGCTAGTTGGCCTAACAGAGAGGCTAATAACGCGTAATGCAAAATCACTAAGTCAAAACCCAGTTCAGAAGAAGCGCAGACATACAGTAGCAGTTTTGATAACCTTGCTATTTATAGTGGCGATTTTGCTGGCTTCTCTCACGGCGATTATATATGCAGTAACGAAGCAGGTGCAGACTATAAATGCTGACAGCATCAATGCACTGGTCAACAGTATAGTGGACCAGGCAAAATCATTTGAACACAGCTTTAAAGAGTGGCTTTCGAAGTATAATTTCAGTAAGAATTATGATCTCAACTTCGAGAAGAATCTCATCAACTGGGTTTCACATAAGCTAAATAGCGCAAGTGGTCTACCGACGTTGCTTTCAAATATCACAGCTGGTGCGAGCACTTTGCTGTTCTCGGTTATGTTCGCGGTATACTTCTTGTTTGACGCAGAGAACCTAAGAAAGTACTGGGGCAGAATGCTTAGGACCATTTGGTCGCAGCGTGCAAATGACAAGCTTACATATGTATATGGCGATGTTAACAAGGTGTTCAGTGGATACTTCCGCGGTGCAGCGATGGATGGTTTCACAGTAGCACTTCTCATCAGCATTGGACTGACTGTAGTTGGCATGCCTTACGGCGTGATGATTGGTGTAATGGCTGGTATTGCTAATCTGATTCCTTACATGGGACCGATAGTAGGATACGGACTTACTATCGTGTCGGGCGTGATTTCTGGTGAGATTAAGACGATGATTATATCTATCGTGATTATCTCGGTGGTGCAGGTTCTGGACGGTGCGGTTATCAATCCAAAGCTATTATCGCATAGCATTGAAATACACCCGTTGCTAGTTTTGGTGGCTATCATCGCAGGAGAGAAGGTGGGCGGATTTGCAGGTATGATTGTTGCCGTGCCGTTTGCTGCTCTGCTCAAGATATGGTTTGAACGCCTCGTTGAGAGAAGGGCGAAATCTAGAACATGTGAAGAGGATGCCGCTACAGCAGAGATCGTGGATAGAGAAGGCTTGGAAGAGTAA
- a CDS encoding macro domain-containing protein produces the protein MPFEIVRNNLVNMEVDAVVNTANPNPVIDSGVDSEVHAKAGAELLAARKKIGYIDFGAAAITSGYGLDAKYVIHTVGPIWRGGSYDEEQILASCYRSSLALAKNHQCESVAFPLIATGNYKFPKSLALQIAVREISSFLIENEMQIYLVVFDKDAFELSEKLFKSVSSYIDENYIRSTMLEEYGNDSLHDSSLKTRWDSDRTTSGAQNEEDYKLLIEECVELSICAAPTVEAEELSEMLENLDAGFSETLLKLIDRTGRKDSEIYKKANIDRKLFSKIRNNLDYKPSKSTALAFAFALELDIEETQDFIGRAGFALSPSSKFDVIVEFFLINENYNIYELNEVLFAFDQPLIGA, from the coding sequence ATGCCTTTTGAAATAGTAAGAAATAATCTTGTAAATATGGAAGTGGATGCGGTGGTAAATACTGCAAATCCCAATCCTGTGATTGATTCTGGTGTAGATAGTGAGGTGCATGCGAAGGCTGGTGCTGAACTACTTGCTGCGAGGAAGAAAATCGGCTACATTGATTTTGGAGCTGCAGCCATAACTTCAGGATATGGGCTAGATGCCAAGTACGTTATACATACGGTAGGACCAATTTGGCGTGGCGGCAGCTATGATGAGGAGCAAATTCTGGCATCGTGTTACAGGAGTTCACTAGCTCTAGCCAAAAATCACCAGTGTGAATCCGTCGCATTTCCTTTGATTGCCACTGGTAACTACAAGTTCCCGAAATCACTCGCTCTACAAATAGCCGTTCGAGAAATCAGTAGCTTTCTCATAGAAAACGAAATGCAGATTTATCTAGTCGTGTTTGACAAAGATGCTTTCGAGCTTTCTGAGAAGCTTTTCAAATCCGTAAGCAGCTACATTGATGAAAACTATATTCGAAGTACGATGCTAGAAGAATATGGTAATGATAGCTTGCATGATTCAAGTCTTAAAACTAGATGGGATAGCGATAGGACCACAAGTGGTGCGCAAAATGAAGAAGACTACAAACTTCTGATAGAAGAGTGCGTTGAGCTTAGCATCTGCGCCGCGCCTACGGTTGAAGCTGAAGAACTGAGTGAGATGCTAGAGAACCTCGATGCGGGGTTTTCCGAAACTCTTCTTAAGCTCATTGATCGTACTGGGAGGAAAGACTCTGAGATATACAAGAAAGCAAATATCGACAGAAAGCTGTTCTCGAAAATAAGGAATAACCTGGATTATAAGCCATCCAAATCTACTGCGCTGGCATTTGCATTTGCTCTTGAGCTCGATATAGAAGAGACACAAGACTTTATCGGAAGGGCGGGATTTGCACTCTCGCCTAGTAGCAAGTTTGATGTTATTGTGGAGTTCTTTCTTATAAATGAAAACTACAATATCTACGAACTTAACGAGGTCCTGTTTGCGTTTGACCAACCGTTAATCGGTGCTTAA
- a CDS encoding vWA domain-containing protein translates to MTELVFILDRSGSMSGLEKDTIGGFNSMLEKQRKEPGEAMVSTVLFDNEIEVVHDRIGIKEVPKLTEEEYFVRGCTALLDAVGGAIHHIGNIHKYARRDDVPEKTLFIITTDGLENASRYYTYDKVRSMIERQKGCYGWEFIFLGANIDAAEEARRFGIDESMAANYRCDEVGTALNYEVISDVVTSVRMCEEPLSASWKMRIDEDYESRDAKK, encoded by the coding sequence ATGACTGAACTAGTATTTATTTTAGACCGAAGTGGCTCAATGTCTGGACTTGAAAAGGACACTATCGGAGGCTTTAACTCTATGCTCGAGAAACAGCGCAAGGAGCCGGGAGAAGCGATGGTATCCACAGTTCTCTTTGACAATGAAATCGAGGTTGTCCATGATCGCATAGGGATTAAAGAGGTACCAAAGCTAACAGAAGAAGAGTATTTTGTGCGTGGATGCACAGCGCTTCTAGATGCTGTTGGTGGAGCAATTCATCACATTGGCAATATTCACAAGTATGCTCGCCGTGATGATGTCCCAGAGAAGACCCTATTTATCATCACTACTGATGGACTTGAGAATGCCAGCCGCTATTACACTTATGATAAAGTTAGAAGCATGATAGAGCGTCAGAAAGGCTGTTATGGATGGGAATTTATATTCCTTGGTGCTAATATCGACGCAGCAGAAGAAGCGAGAAGATTTGGGATAGATGAATCCATGGCTGCTAACTATCGCTGTGATGAAGTTGGAACTGCTTTAAACTATGAGGTCATCAGCGATGTAGTGACAAGTGTGAGGATGTGTGAAGAACCTCTGTCTGCAAGTTGGAAGATGAGAATAGATGAGGATTATGAGAGCAGGGATGCGAAGAAATAG
- a CDS encoding low molecular weight protein-tyrosine-phosphatase, translating to MIKILFICHGNICRSTMAESVMTHLVKEAGLSDEFEIDSAATSREEIGNPPHYGTVKKLGEVGIPVVPHRSRQMTETDYDKFDYLIAMDENNLRNMKRFVGSDEEGKVSLLLEHAGRSGDIADPWYTGNFDLTYNDVMDGCKGLLRELR from the coding sequence ATGATAAAAATTTTATTCATATGCCACGGCAACATCTGCCGCTCCACTATGGCAGAATCGGTAATGACGCACCTCGTGAAAGAAGCGGGGCTAAGCGATGAATTTGAAATAGACTCTGCTGCGACTAGCAGGGAGGAAATCGGAAATCCGCCGCACTACGGAACGGTGAAGAAACTCGGAGAAGTGGGTATACCCGTTGTACCGCACAGGTCAAGGCAAATGACAGAGACTGACTATGATAAGTTTGACTATTTGATAGCCATGGATGAGAATAATTTGCGCAACATGAAGAGGTTTGTAGGCAGCGATGAAGAGGGTAAGGTCTCGCTTTTGCTCGAGCATGCTGGCAGAAGTGGTGATATTGCAGATCCTTGGTACACAGGGAATTTTGATTTGACGTATAATGATGTCATGGATGGATGCAAGGGCTTACTCAGGGAACTTAGATAA